From one Streptomyces sp. SCSIO 30461 genomic stretch:
- a CDS encoding ATP-binding protein: MRFTSTPRGARLARRLVGVRLNEWGILYGTGPHDEIVLIVGELTANAVRHGHVPSRDFHCRLHLTHAPEPLARVEVTDTRAERVPPRPGTLPDPGFADGGRGLLLVSAFADRWDWHPRADGPGKTVWAEYAIPASPSATGVTA; this comes from the coding sequence ATGAGGTTCACATCTACACCTCGCGGCGCCAGGCTCGCCCGGCGTTTGGTCGGCGTTCGCCTGAACGAGTGGGGCATCCTGTACGGCACCGGCCCGCACGACGAGATCGTCCTGATCGTCGGGGAGTTGACCGCCAACGCCGTACGTCACGGTCATGTACCCAGCCGGGACTTCCACTGCCGCCTCCACCTCACGCACGCGCCCGAGCCGCTCGCCCGTGTCGAGGTCACCGACACCCGCGCCGAACGCGTGCCCCCTCGCCCGGGCACCCTGCCCGATCCGGGATTCGCGGACGGCGGGCGGGGTCTGCTCCTGGTGTCAGCGTTCGCCGACCGCTGGGACTGGCACCCGCGCGCCGACGGTCCGGGCAAGACGGTCTGGGCTGAGTACGCGATCCCCGCCTCGCCCTCAGCTACGGGAGTCACCGCTTGA
- a CDS encoding Wzz/FepE/Etk N-terminal domain-containing protein, which translates to MTTSTSSESSAAAPLLDLRGLVAGVRRRRRLWCSMALLGMLAGAAVAVLLPPPPTAVTKVLVAHQEDQPNDPGTLIRTDVALLQTTRISSRALQSLGSAEKPEDFMEDYGGIGLTNNLLQIDARGGSDAEAVARAKALADAFVADHVRRIRDAADAEAKTLLDQRDRMRDELAQVNKAIGDGSRDSGPKASANLETLFARRAELTSRITDFGRRAAEAQIGTPRLIAGTQIVDAPRAVRHSLPRAAATNAAIGLVLGLVLGLAVAAVGTVVADRPVLRREIAANLGASVIAELPCRTVGLWQRRRIRAARDRLTTSLARTVRGAAEPVSLLELGCARSASDIALDVAAALEANEPVVVIDALPGRQLADRRPKEGGPTVISGEQAATDPPQRRLGVGSVAPGTAWTDLRYLGTQTVLVVRAGHAAAAWLHTVARQLADQRIPVIGVVLIDPDPRDRTDGTLWDGLHTALRGQSERPARQSGTGRHRSERLPMRAARVPRSDQEAR; encoded by the coding sequence GTGACGACGAGTACGTCATCGGAGTCGTCGGCCGCCGCTCCGCTGCTCGACCTGCGGGGTCTTGTGGCGGGAGTGCGCAGGCGCCGCCGCCTCTGGTGCTCGATGGCGTTGCTCGGGATGCTCGCCGGTGCGGCGGTGGCGGTCCTGCTGCCGCCGCCGCCGACCGCGGTGACCAAGGTGCTCGTCGCACATCAGGAGGACCAGCCGAACGACCCCGGAACGCTGATCCGCACCGATGTCGCGCTGCTGCAGACCACCCGGATCAGCAGCAGGGCCCTGCAGTCACTCGGGTCCGCGGAGAAACCGGAGGACTTCATGGAGGACTACGGGGGCATCGGCCTGACCAACAACCTGCTGCAGATCGACGCGAGGGGCGGCAGCGACGCGGAAGCGGTGGCCCGCGCCAAGGCGCTGGCCGACGCCTTCGTCGCAGACCATGTGCGGCGGATACGGGATGCCGCGGACGCCGAGGCGAAGACCCTGCTCGACCAGCGCGACCGAATGCGGGACGAACTCGCCCAGGTCAACAAGGCGATCGGCGACGGATCGCGGGACAGCGGGCCGAAGGCGTCGGCGAACCTGGAGACGCTCTTCGCCCGCCGTGCCGAACTCACCTCCCGGATCACCGACTTCGGCCGGCGCGCGGCGGAGGCGCAGATCGGCACCCCCCGGCTCATCGCCGGCACCCAGATCGTGGACGCCCCGCGCGCGGTGCGGCACTCCCTGCCCAGGGCCGCCGCCACCAACGCCGCGATCGGGCTCGTACTCGGGCTCGTACTCGGGCTCGCGGTGGCCGCGGTCGGCACGGTGGTGGCGGACCGCCCCGTGCTGCGCCGGGAGATCGCGGCGAACCTCGGTGCATCGGTGATCGCGGAACTGCCTTGCAGGACCGTCGGTTTGTGGCAGCGCCGACGGATCCGGGCGGCACGGGACAGGCTCACCACGTCCCTGGCCCGCACCGTGCGCGGTGCCGCGGAACCGGTGTCATTGCTGGAACTTGGCTGTGCGCGCAGCGCGAGTGACATCGCCCTGGATGTCGCCGCGGCATTGGAGGCGAACGAGCCCGTGGTCGTCATCGACGCGCTGCCCGGTCGGCAGCTCGCCGACCGCCGCCCGAAGGAGGGCGGCCCCACCGTGATCAGCGGCGAGCAGGCCGCGACCGATCCGCCGCAGCGCCGGCTCGGCGTCGGCTCGGTGGCGCCCGGCACGGCGTGGACCGACCTGCGGTACCTCGGCACCCAGACCGTGCTCGTCGTGCGCGCCGGGCACGCCGCCGCCGCGTGGCTGCACACCGTGGCGCGGCAACTCGCGGACCAGCGCATCCCCGTGATCGGTGTGGTGCTGATCGACCCCGATCCGCGTGACCGGACCGACGGCACGCTGTGGGACGGGCTGCACACCGCGCTGCGCGGCCAGAGCGAGCGGCCGGCGCGACAGAGCGGGACGGGCCGGCACCGGTCGGAGCGCCTGCCGATGCGGGCCGCGCGCGTCCCGAGAAGCGACCAGGAGGCGCGGTAG
- a CDS encoding helix-turn-helix transcriptional regulator produces the protein MTVENEPAAEAGTDGQTPDRSGQGVVTAFGQSLKTLRVRAGMQREELGKRLGYSASTIASFEQGRRIPPPRAIDQADEVLRADGLLTLWKEQVEQAQYPVFFQGMAQLEKQAIELLMYDTRVVNGLLQTEEYMRALLAMPRPPLDQETIEQRVTARLVRQDIFDRRPAPLLSFVLDEAVLRHRYGGKHVLRGQLEQLLLIGQKRNVEIQVMPIDCEDNAGVSGPFTVATRRDGKKFVYTEAQNTSTLGTDPEQTVLAAATYGIIRSQALTPRESLEFIEKLLGEL, from the coding sequence ATGACGGTGGAGAACGAGCCGGCGGCGGAAGCCGGCACGGACGGGCAGACTCCGGACAGGTCCGGGCAAGGTGTGGTGACGGCCTTCGGACAGAGCTTGAAGACACTGCGGGTCCGGGCGGGTATGCAGCGCGAGGAGCTGGGCAAGCGGCTCGGCTACTCGGCTTCGACCATCGCGTCATTCGAGCAGGGGCGGCGCATCCCACCGCCCCGGGCGATCGACCAGGCGGACGAAGTACTTCGGGCAGACGGCCTGCTGACGCTGTGGAAGGAGCAGGTGGAGCAGGCGCAGTACCCGGTGTTCTTCCAGGGGATGGCGCAGCTGGAGAAGCAGGCGATCGAGCTGCTCATGTACGACACACGCGTCGTCAATGGCCTGCTCCAGACCGAGGAGTACATGCGTGCGCTGCTCGCCATGCCGCGGCCTCCGCTGGATCAGGAGACGATCGAGCAGCGGGTGACCGCACGGTTGGTCCGGCAGGACATCTTCGACCGGCGACCGGCGCCACTGCTGAGCTTCGTGCTGGACGAGGCGGTGTTGCGGCACCGGTACGGCGGTAAGCACGTGCTGCGCGGCCAGTTGGAACAGCTCCTGCTGATCGGGCAGAAACGCAACGTCGAGATCCAGGTGATGCCGATCGATTGCGAGGACAACGCGGGTGTAAGCGGGCCGTTCACAGTTGCGACCCGCAGGGACGGCAAGAAGTTCGTGTACACCGAGGCGCAGAACACCAGCACGCTTGGGACCGACCCGGAACAGACAGTTCTCGCCGCCGCAACCTATGGGATCATCCGTTCACAGGCTCTCACACCGCGAGAGTCGCTGGAGTTCATCGAGAAGTTGCTGGGAGAGCTATGA
- the asnB gene encoding asparagine synthase (glutamine-hydrolyzing), translating to MCGIAGTYRWPDGKAAADRLTDTLAHRGPDGAGRYSHPVGDGEVHLGHRRLAIIDLSETGAQPMVSGGLALTYNGELYNAPELRAELAAAGVRFRGTSDTEVLLEAWRRWGTDCLPRLRGMFAFGIFDERTGELVLARDQLGIKPLFLLRRGEGLVFASELKALAAVTGGTLRVDHAALVASLLYYWVPDSRCAYREAEKLPPGSWLRCRPDGRVERGRFWHLREVAAEARERARCGEQPDVAAAVEESARRHLLADVPVATFLSGGLDSSYLTALAARDRPGISAYTIGFRAEDARFEAMPDDLRYARRVAERFGVDLREIEIAPNVLDLLPQMTYHLDEPIGDPAAINTFLICSAAREAGVKVMLSGMGADELFAGYRKHLANLIALRYQRVPRPLRRGLSSAVDRLPVATARRGYRSVRFAKRFLSFADLPEEAAFRRSYTMYDRDELLALVDPDLAGTVDDVLTEHADIYQDNDLDDFVNRMCLGDARMFLPGLNLAYTDRSSMAASTEVRVPYVDVEVVKAAFAVPGDRKITGRQGKAVLKEAALSVLPREIVYRPKGLFSAPLRAWMSRDLAPLVREVVHDGVLVGSGLLRRDALARMAAEDAAGQRDFSKHLWHVLTLEYWYRGATSGSGRNTAA from the coding sequence ATGTGTGGCATCGCAGGCACATACCGGTGGCCGGACGGAAAGGCCGCGGCCGACCGGCTCACCGACACCCTCGCCCACCGCGGTCCGGACGGGGCGGGCCGTTACAGCCACCCCGTGGGCGACGGCGAAGTGCACCTCGGGCACCGCCGACTGGCCATCATCGACCTTTCCGAGACCGGCGCCCAGCCGATGGTCTCGGGCGGCCTGGCGCTGACGTACAACGGCGAGCTGTACAACGCGCCGGAGCTGCGTGCCGAATTGGCAGCCGCCGGGGTGCGCTTCCGCGGTACGTCCGACACCGAGGTGCTGCTGGAGGCCTGGCGGCGCTGGGGCACGGACTGCTTACCCAGGCTGCGTGGCATGTTCGCGTTCGGGATCTTCGACGAGCGAACCGGCGAACTGGTGCTCGCCCGCGACCAACTCGGCATCAAGCCGCTCTTCCTGCTCCGGCGCGGCGAAGGTCTGGTGTTCGCGTCCGAGCTCAAGGCCCTCGCCGCCGTGACCGGCGGGACGCTGCGGGTGGACCATGCGGCGCTGGTGGCCTCGCTGCTCTACTACTGGGTTCCGGACTCACGGTGCGCGTACCGCGAAGCGGAGAAACTGCCGCCCGGGAGCTGGCTCCGCTGCCGACCCGACGGCCGGGTCGAGCGCGGCCGGTTCTGGCACCTCAGGGAGGTCGCCGCCGAGGCACGGGAACGGGCCCGTTGCGGCGAGCAGCCGGATGTCGCCGCCGCCGTCGAGGAGTCGGCCCGGCGCCACCTGCTCGCCGACGTACCCGTGGCGACCTTCCTCTCCGGCGGCCTCGACTCCAGCTATCTGACCGCGCTGGCGGCCCGTGACCGACCCGGGATTTCCGCCTACACGATCGGGTTCCGCGCCGAGGACGCCAGATTCGAGGCGATGCCCGACGACCTGCGCTACGCCCGGCGGGTGGCCGAGCGTTTCGGAGTCGACCTGCGTGAGATCGAGATAGCCCCGAACGTGCTCGACCTCCTGCCGCAGATGACGTACCACCTGGACGAGCCGATCGGCGACCCCGCCGCGATCAACACCTTCCTGATCTGCTCGGCCGCCCGGGAGGCCGGGGTGAAGGTGATGCTCTCGGGGATGGGGGCCGACGAGCTGTTCGCCGGATACCGCAAGCACCTGGCCAATCTGATCGCGCTGCGCTACCAGCGCGTCCCGCGGCCCCTGCGACGCGGTCTGTCCAGCGCCGTGGACCGACTGCCGGTCGCCACGGCCCGCCGGGGGTACCGGTCGGTGCGGTTCGCGAAGCGGTTCCTCTCCTTCGCCGATCTGCCGGAGGAGGCCGCGTTCCGGCGCAGCTACACCATGTACGACCGGGACGAGCTGCTCGCCCTGGTCGATCCGGACCTGGCCGGGACGGTCGACGACGTGCTGACCGAGCACGCGGACATCTACCAGGACAACGACCTCGACGACTTCGTCAACCGCATGTGCCTGGGCGACGCCCGGATGTTCCTGCCGGGTCTGAACCTCGCCTACACGGACCGGTCGAGCATGGCGGCGTCGACCGAGGTGCGGGTGCCGTACGTGGACGTCGAGGTGGTCAAGGCGGCCTTCGCCGTGCCCGGTGACCGCAAGATCACCGGGCGGCAGGGCAAGGCCGTCCTCAAGGAGGCGGCGCTCTCGGTCCTGCCAAGGGAGATCGTGTACCGGCCCAAGGGCCTGTTCAGCGCACCGCTGCGCGCCTGGATGAGCCGGGATCTGGCACCGCTGGTGCGCGAAGTGGTGCACGACGGTGTGCTCGTCGGTTCCGGGCTGCTGCGCCGTGACGCGCTGGCGCGCATGGCCGCCGAGGACGCCGCCGGGCAGCGGGACTTCTCCAAGCATCTGTGGCACGTGCTGACCCTCGAGTACTGGTACCGCGGCGCGACCTCCGGGTCCGGCCGGAACACTGCGGCATAG
- a CDS encoding DUF397 domain-containing protein, which produces MNNAEPLAWFKSSHSGPEGGQCVEVAAGSNAVHIRDSKTTSGPTLQVSPEAWTGFIGLAASEQYI; this is translated from the coding sequence ATGAACAACGCCGAGCCCCTCGCCTGGTTCAAGAGCAGCCACAGCGGACCTGAAGGCGGTCAGTGCGTAGAGGTCGCGGCCGGTTCGAACGCCGTGCACATCCGGGACTCCAAGACCACCTCCGGGCCGACCCTCCAGGTATCGCCCGAGGCATGGACCGGGTTCATCGGACTCGCCGCTTCGGAGCAGTACATCTGA
- a CDS encoding nucleotide sugar dehydrogenase, whose product MRISVLGLGYVGCVSAACLASLGHEVIGVDVNPVKVDLVNDGKAPVVEERIGELVAEVVAKGALRATGDVREAVMASEVSLVCVGTPSEPNGSLCTAYLERVTEQIGAALADRRGRHTVVFRSTMLPGTCLNLLVPILEKSVGGTAGVDIGVAVNPEFLREGTSVRDFFDPPKTVIGELDPASGDVVAALYDGLPGEVFRVPIPTAEAIKYADNAFHGLKIGFANELGAVCQALGVDSHQVMDVFTADRKLNISPAYLRPGFAFGGSCLPKDLRSLVHAARRADISVPILAHVLPSNSAHLQRAVELVERTGKRRVGLFGLSFKPGTDDLRESPLVELAERLFGKGYDLRIYDANVSLSRLLGANREYIETRLPHLGQLLADSVEEVLEHAEVCLVGTRDPAVLSALPHGGGPVIVDLIRLPDAEARRAEPGYMGLAW is encoded by the coding sequence ATGAGAATCAGCGTCTTGGGGCTCGGCTACGTGGGCTGTGTGTCGGCCGCGTGCCTGGCGAGCCTGGGTCACGAGGTCATCGGGGTCGACGTCAACCCGGTGAAGGTCGACCTGGTCAACGACGGCAAGGCCCCGGTGGTGGAGGAGCGCATCGGTGAACTGGTCGCCGAGGTCGTGGCGAAGGGAGCATTACGCGCCACCGGTGACGTCCGCGAGGCCGTCATGGCCAGCGAGGTGTCACTGGTCTGCGTGGGCACGCCGTCGGAGCCCAACGGCAGCCTGTGCACCGCGTACCTGGAGCGGGTAACCGAGCAGATCGGTGCCGCGCTCGCGGATCGCCGCGGGCGGCACACCGTGGTGTTCCGCAGCACCATGCTTCCGGGCACCTGTCTGAACCTGTTGGTACCGATTCTGGAGAAGTCCGTCGGTGGCACGGCCGGGGTGGACATCGGGGTCGCGGTCAACCCGGAGTTCCTGCGCGAGGGCACGAGCGTGCGGGACTTCTTCGACCCGCCCAAGACCGTCATCGGCGAGCTCGACCCGGCGAGCGGCGATGTGGTGGCGGCGCTGTACGACGGCTTGCCCGGCGAGGTGTTCCGGGTACCGATCCCGACGGCCGAGGCGATCAAGTACGCGGACAACGCGTTCCACGGCCTCAAGATCGGCTTCGCGAACGAGCTGGGCGCGGTGTGCCAGGCGCTCGGAGTGGACTCGCACCAGGTGATGGACGTGTTCACGGCCGACCGCAAGCTGAACATCAGCCCGGCCTATCTGCGACCCGGCTTCGCCTTCGGTGGCTCCTGTCTGCCCAAGGACCTGCGCAGCCTGGTCCACGCGGCGCGGCGGGCCGACATCTCGGTGCCCATCCTCGCCCATGTGCTGCCCTCCAACTCCGCGCATCTGCAACGCGCGGTGGAGCTGGTCGAGCGCACCGGCAAGCGCCGGGTGGGCCTGTTCGGGCTGTCCTTCAAGCCCGGCACCGACGACCTACGCGAGAGCCCGCTCGTCGAGCTGGCGGAGAGGCTCTTCGGCAAGGGTTACGACCTGCGGATCTACGACGCCAACGTGAGCCTCTCCCGGCTGCTCGGCGCGAACCGCGAGTACATCGAGACCCGGCTGCCGCACCTCGGGCAACTGCTCGCGGACTCCGTCGAAGAGGTGCTCGAACACGCCGAGGTGTGCCTGGTCGGGACCAGGGATCCGGCCGTGCTGTCGGCGCTGCCCCATGGCGGCGGCCCGGTGATCGTCGACCTCATCCGCCTCCCCGACGCCGAGGCGCGCCGGGCCGAACCGGGGTACATGGGCCTTGCTTGGTGA
- a CDS encoding glycosyltransferase family 4 protein — MLGDTTSGDRPDRRALILVENLSVPFDRRVWQECTTLRDAGWTVHVICPQGEKRDTEPEAEIDGVRIHRYPLRAATGGPAGYLREYGSALWHTARLARKVGPVDVVHACNPPDLLFLPALWLKRRGARFVFDQHDLVPELYLSRFGRGEDLLYRGVCALERLTYRAADVVLATNESYRDVAVSRGGRRPEDVFVVRSAPDTDRFRPVPPEPELKRGKPHLLCYLGVMGPQDGVDYALRALAKLRDEFGRTDWHAVFVGGGDTFDAMVELSRRLGLVEQVEFTGRVPDADLVRYLSTADVCLSPDPCNPLNDVSTMNKVLEYMVMGRPIVSFDLREARVSAADSAVYAPADDESEFAKLIALLLDDPEKRARMGEIGRDRISGPLSWRNSQASLLAAYTAACRDHAPVSADGPYRSGKRPRR, encoded by the coding sequence TTGCTTGGTGACACGACCAGTGGCGACCGGCCGGACCGGCGCGCGCTGATCCTGGTGGAGAACCTGTCGGTGCCGTTCGACCGACGGGTGTGGCAGGAGTGCACGACCCTGCGCGACGCGGGCTGGACGGTGCACGTCATCTGTCCTCAGGGAGAGAAGCGGGACACGGAGCCGGAGGCGGAGATCGACGGGGTGCGGATCCACCGCTACCCGTTGCGCGCGGCCACCGGAGGGCCGGCCGGCTATCTGCGGGAGTACGGATCGGCGTTGTGGCACACGGCCCGGCTGGCCCGGAAGGTCGGCCCGGTCGATGTGGTCCACGCCTGCAATCCGCCCGACCTGCTGTTCCTGCCGGCACTGTGGCTGAAGCGGCGCGGGGCGCGGTTCGTCTTCGACCAGCACGACCTGGTACCCGAGCTGTACCTCTCACGGTTCGGCCGCGGTGAGGATCTGCTCTACCGCGGCGTGTGCGCGCTGGAACGGCTGACCTACCGGGCCGCTGACGTCGTGCTCGCCACGAACGAGAGCTACCGGGACGTCGCGGTGAGCCGTGGCGGCCGGCGGCCGGAGGACGTCTTCGTGGTGCGCAGCGCGCCCGACACCGACCGGTTCCGGCCGGTGCCGCCCGAGCCGGAGCTGAAGCGCGGCAAGCCCCATCTGCTCTGCTACCTCGGTGTCATGGGCCCGCAGGACGGCGTCGACTACGCTTTGCGGGCCTTGGCGAAGTTGCGTGACGAGTTCGGACGGACCGACTGGCACGCGGTGTTCGTCGGCGGCGGCGACACCTTCGACGCCATGGTGGAGCTGTCCCGGCGGCTCGGGCTCGTGGAGCAGGTGGAGTTCACCGGGCGTGTCCCGGACGCCGATCTGGTGCGCTATCTGTCCACCGCTGATGTGTGCCTCTCCCCCGACCCGTGCAATCCGCTCAACGACGTGTCGACCATGAACAAGGTCCTGGAGTACATGGTGATGGGCCGGCCGATCGTCTCGTTCGACCTCCGGGAAGCGCGCGTCTCCGCCGCTGACTCCGCCGTCTACGCACCCGCCGACGACGAGTCCGAGTTCGCCAAGCTCATCGCGCTGCTGCTGGACGATCCGGAGAAGCGGGCCCGGATGGGCGAGATCGGCCGGGATCGGATCAGCGGGCCGCTCTCCTGGCGGAACTCGCAGGCGTCGCTGCTCGCCGCCTACACCGCCGCGTGCCGTGACCACGCTCCGGTGTCGGCCGACGGCCCGTACCGGTCGGGGAAGAGGCCGCGCCGTTGA
- a CDS encoding sugar transferase: MRQGGLVSPFPSARGRPADRAISRPAIDWEQRYRRTVIISDTLATAFVVAAIGNFFGARDAADWHEKWGILAFGTELLVLGALAVSRSWAPAVLGQGAEEFRRLGRSLFMATVVLALVGIALTSRNIKLWIFVAIPAIALVCMTARYLLRIRLHKQRMAGRCLRPVLAAGSLATVHDLITRTRKFPHLGWRVDAVCTTDGLGLEGDQLDGVPVVGRLADAAGHVRRGGYRVVAVTPDPHWSPDRLQRLAWNLEGSDAEMVVAPVLMEVAGPRLHIDAVLGIPLLRVSMPTFTGGRRAVKGVVDRIGAVILLVLFAPLMVFVGLLVLVDSRGGAFYRQRRVGKDGREFTILKFRTMVAGAHGARAELAERDEGAGLLFKLRRDPRVTRVGSVLRRYSVDELPQLFNVLTGSMSLVGPRPPLPEESAAYGPDIRRRLLVKPGLTGLWQISGRSDLSWEEAVRLDLRYVEDWSLALDTVILWKTLRAVLQGQGAY; this comes from the coding sequence GTGCGGCAAGGGGGATTAGTCAGCCCGTTTCCGTCGGCGCGCGGGCGTCCGGCGGACCGGGCGATCAGCCGGCCCGCGATCGATTGGGAACAGCGGTACCGCCGTACCGTGATCATCAGCGACACCCTGGCCACCGCCTTCGTGGTGGCGGCGATCGGCAACTTCTTCGGGGCCCGGGACGCGGCCGACTGGCATGAGAAGTGGGGAATTCTCGCATTCGGCACCGAGTTGCTGGTGCTGGGCGCTCTTGCGGTGAGCCGATCGTGGGCTCCGGCCGTGCTCGGCCAGGGCGCTGAGGAATTCCGCCGCCTGGGACGCTCACTGTTCATGGCGACCGTCGTGCTGGCGCTGGTCGGGATCGCTCTCACCTCGCGGAACATCAAGCTCTGGATCTTCGTCGCGATCCCCGCGATCGCCCTCGTCTGCATGACCGCGCGGTATCTGCTGCGTATCCGGCTGCACAAACAGCGGATGGCCGGACGGTGTCTGCGACCGGTGCTCGCCGCCGGGAGCCTGGCCACCGTGCACGACCTGATCACCCGGACGCGCAAGTTCCCGCACCTCGGCTGGCGGGTCGATGCGGTGTGCACAACGGACGGTCTCGGGCTCGAAGGTGACCAACTGGACGGCGTTCCGGTCGTCGGCCGACTGGCGGACGCCGCCGGCCACGTCCGGCGCGGCGGCTACCGTGTCGTCGCGGTCACACCGGACCCGCACTGGTCACCCGACCGGCTGCAGCGGCTGGCGTGGAACCTGGAAGGCAGCGACGCCGAGATGGTCGTGGCGCCGGTTCTGATGGAGGTGGCCGGTCCGCGGCTGCACATCGACGCGGTGCTCGGGATCCCACTGCTGCGGGTCAGCATGCCCACCTTCACGGGGGGCCGCCGGGCGGTCAAAGGAGTCGTCGACCGGATCGGCGCGGTGATCCTGCTGGTGCTGTTCGCGCCGCTGATGGTGTTCGTCGGACTGCTCGTCCTGGTGGACAGCCGGGGTGGGGCGTTCTACCGCCAGCGCAGGGTCGGCAAGGACGGCCGTGAGTTCACCATCCTGAAGTTCCGCACCATGGTCGCCGGGGCACACGGGGCACGTGCCGAGTTGGCCGAGCGCGACGAGGGCGCAGGTCTGCTGTTCAAACTCCGCCGGGATCCTCGGGTGACCCGGGTGGGATCGGTGCTGCGCCGGTACTCGGTCGACGAGCTCCCGCAGCTCTTCAACGTGCTCACCGGATCGATGTCGCTCGTCGGTCCGCGGCCGCCGCTGCCGGAGGAGTCCGCAGCGTACGGCCCGGACATCCGGCGGCGGCTGCTGGTCAAGCCCGGACTCACCGGTCTGTGGCAGATCAGCGGACGCAGCGACCTTTCGTGGGAGGAGGCGGTGCGGCTGGACCTGCGGTACGTGGAGGACTGGTCGCTGGCGCTCGACACAGTGATCTTGTGGAAGACGCTGCGGGCGGTGCTCCAAGGGCAGGGGGCCTACTGA
- a CDS encoding Wzz/FepE/Etk N-terminal domain-containing protein, which produces MSDDTIRLVSIGRIIRRRRRLLTILAVVGALVGYGTSLLFPPRYTASASVLLPGAWEERELLTQTEIATSSVVVDRAAATLGWTGVGGSELRERVSARAAEGNIIRISGTADTPEHAQRLSDQVARDFVAFAARVSGDNTDPDAAERPEALRQLVVQTSRRITELAEAADPGRTVESVQTRTELAKLRIALQEAINKLDQVDPSADKASMVVMGPAARPEGEAPPTRAQLVAAGALLFFVAAVIGHLTAARMSRRLRTEAEIAAALGSALLGTVDVPGERSAHRPQDRGARARIRRLLGTEMRWDLPVPRMSGDEADRRIRYRRVCDRLREQLPDARRLLVVVPDGDEIAHRAAGQLVAEAGSDPSPGSSGGGHPVLREVGVSVSRPMVPDRDDESGVLVVLCAGSRTAAELAGIAEACADARHEVVGIVLSCAVRVGPTRSAGRARHTATPALAVGGDARGGSE; this is translated from the coding sequence TTGAGCGACGACACGATACGCCTGGTCTCGATCGGGCGGATTATCCGTCGGCGACGGCGGCTTCTCACCATCCTCGCCGTGGTGGGCGCGCTCGTCGGCTACGGCACCTCCCTGCTGTTTCCGCCGCGGTACACGGCATCGGCGTCGGTACTGCTGCCGGGGGCCTGGGAGGAGCGCGAGCTGCTGACCCAGACGGAGATCGCGACCAGTTCGGTGGTGGTCGACCGGGCGGCGGCCACGCTGGGCTGGACCGGGGTCGGCGGGAGCGAGCTGCGGGAGCGGGTGAGCGCCCGAGCCGCCGAGGGGAACATCATCAGGATCTCGGGCACGGCCGACACCCCCGAGCACGCACAGCGGCTCTCCGACCAGGTGGCCCGGGATTTCGTCGCGTTCGCCGCGCGGGTCTCGGGCGACAACACCGACCCCGACGCAGCGGAGCGGCCCGAGGCGCTGCGGCAGCTGGTGGTGCAGACCAGCCGCCGCATCACCGAGCTGGCCGAAGCGGCCGATCCTGGGCGGACCGTCGAGAGTGTGCAGACCCGCACCGAGCTCGCGAAGCTGCGTATCGCACTGCAGGAGGCCATCAACAAGCTCGACCAGGTGGACCCGTCTGCCGACAAGGCCAGCATGGTCGTGATGGGTCCTGCGGCCCGTCCGGAGGGCGAGGCGCCGCCGACGAGGGCCCAGCTCGTCGCCGCGGGGGCGCTGCTGTTCTTCGTGGCCGCGGTCATCGGGCATCTCACCGCCGCCCGGATGAGCCGACGGCTGCGCACCGAAGCGGAGATCGCCGCGGCGCTGGGCTCGGCGCTGCTCGGCACCGTCGACGTACCCGGTGAACGGTCCGCGCACCGGCCGCAGGACCGCGGCGCACGGGCCCGGATCCGCCGGCTGCTGGGCACCGAAATGCGGTGGGACCTACCCGTCCCGCGGATGTCCGGCGACGAGGCGGACAGGCGGATCCGCTACCGGCGGGTGTGCGACCGCCTCCGGGAACAGCTGCCCGACGCCCGGCGGCTGCTGGTGGTCGTCCCGGACGGCGACGAGATCGCCCATCGCGCCGCCGGGCAGCTCGTCGCCGAGGCCGGGAGCGATCCCTCCCCGGGCTCGTCCGGCGGCGGACACCCCGTGCTGCGGGAGGTGGGGGTCTCCGTGTCCCGGCCGATGGTGCCGGACCGCGATGACGAGTCGGGGGTCCTGGTGGTGCTCTGCGCGGGCAGCCGGACCGCGGCGGAGCTCGCGGGCATTGCCGAGGCGTGTGCGGACGCCAGGCACGAGGTCGTCGGCATCGTCCTGTCCTGCGCGGTGCGGGTGGGTCCGACACGTTCCGCCGGTCGTGCCCGGCATACCGCCACACCTGCGCTCGCCGTCGGCGGCGACGCGAGGGGAGGTTCGGAGTGA